In Streptomyces sp. NBC_00704, a genomic segment contains:
- a CDS encoding recombinase family protein — MELISLGDRDHADMVRAVTYGRQSHKSETDSQASPKMQRDKGIAYINSQDNWTHAGHYEDVGLSGYDPNVYRPDFERLMEDARARKFDVVVIYMLSRLTRQGAAEAMRIQQELANHGVALVSTQEPFINTSDDNPFGVAFFALIAGLAHQESKNKSKFIRDAFAELQSRGSHSAGPVPFGFDVEPVQVDKITIRKLKPGVTSDAEIGPKSTPADAVMYIVKEAEGGATANAIASQLTDKRVKTPLGSLDDEAAEARRKAAKQRRKGGDGDTADYEWSSTVVLRILRDPRLAGFAIGPVDQKTKRREILRNSEGQPVQPHEGFITPKRWYDLQALVDGRKRTHKRSRGGSMTFLGSWGVLRCGTCASGMTVANTDGVYVCNLRRSVGDAPKHVLGISMADTDAVVAARLWAKVATLDPEDDNDVALLTAAAERFAVQGADPEAAAELAEQEAQFEHVQKSMKELYADRKDGLYEGATGRQAFKDTILKYQAHESACAARIDELRAAATTATRLPLDEWAADSDNSDPMEPGGLWSRWSIEDRRSFLALFVDRVTVNPNTTRRGTAWERVNGRVEIEWATPAESDSDNESVTG, encoded by the coding sequence ATGGAGCTCATCTCCCTGGGGGACAGGGACCACGCGGACATGGTCAGGGCAGTCACGTACGGCCGGCAGAGCCATAAGAGCGAGACCGACAGTCAGGCGTCCCCAAAGATGCAGCGCGACAAGGGGATTGCGTACATCAACTCTCAGGACAACTGGACCCACGCCGGGCACTACGAGGACGTCGGCCTCTCCGGGTACGACCCTAACGTCTACCGGCCCGACTTCGAGCGGCTCATGGAAGACGCGCGCGCCCGGAAGTTCGACGTCGTAGTGATCTACATGCTGTCCCGGCTCACCCGTCAGGGAGCCGCGGAGGCGATGAGGATTCAACAAGAGTTGGCGAACCATGGAGTCGCCCTCGTCTCGACGCAAGAGCCGTTCATCAACACGTCCGATGACAACCCGTTCGGGGTGGCTTTCTTCGCGCTTATCGCGGGTCTCGCGCATCAGGAGTCCAAGAACAAATCGAAATTCATCCGCGACGCCTTCGCCGAACTCCAGTCGCGCGGCTCCCACTCCGCCGGACCCGTACCGTTCGGATTCGACGTGGAGCCCGTCCAGGTTGACAAGATCACGATTCGGAAGCTGAAGCCGGGAGTGACGAGCGACGCGGAGATCGGTCCCAAATCCACGCCGGCTGACGCAGTGATGTATATCGTCAAAGAGGCGGAGGGCGGAGCAACGGCCAACGCCATCGCGTCACAGCTCACTGACAAGCGTGTGAAGACTCCCCTCGGAAGCCTGGACGACGAAGCCGCGGAAGCACGCCGAAAGGCAGCGAAGCAGCGCAGGAAGGGCGGCGACGGGGACACCGCGGATTACGAGTGGTCGTCGACCGTCGTCCTTCGCATCCTCCGGGACCCTCGCCTTGCAGGCTTCGCCATCGGACCCGTCGACCAGAAGACGAAGCGCAGGGAGATCCTCCGCAACAGCGAGGGGCAACCTGTGCAGCCGCACGAGGGGTTCATCACGCCGAAGCGCTGGTATGACCTTCAAGCGCTCGTCGACGGCCGCAAGCGGACCCACAAGCGATCCCGTGGAGGCTCAATGACTTTCCTCGGTTCCTGGGGTGTCCTGCGTTGCGGAACATGCGCGTCCGGCATGACCGTCGCCAACACTGACGGGGTGTACGTGTGCAACCTGCGCCGCAGCGTTGGCGACGCGCCGAAACACGTTCTGGGCATCAGCATGGCGGACACGGACGCCGTTGTCGCCGCACGCCTGTGGGCGAAGGTGGCAACGCTCGACCCGGAGGACGACAACGACGTAGCCCTACTGACTGCCGCCGCAGAACGCTTTGCCGTCCAGGGAGCGGACCCGGAGGCGGCTGCGGAGCTCGCTGAGCAGGAAGCGCAATTTGAGCACGTGCAGAAGAGCATGAAAGAGCTCTACGCCGACCGTAAAGACGGCCTGTATGAAGGGGCCACGGGGCGTCAGGCGTTCAAGGACACGATCCTCAAGTATCAGGCTCACGAGTCCGCCTGTGCGGCGCGCATCGACGAGCTGAGGGCCGCAGCCACCACCGCTACCCGCCTCCCCCTCGACGAGTGGGCGGCAGACTCCGACAACAGCGACCCGATGGAGCCGGGAGGCCTCTGGAGCCGATGGAGCATCGAGGACCGGCGCTCGTTCCTGGCCCTCTTCGTCGACCGTGTCACAGTCAATCCGAATACAACGCGACGCGGGACGGCGTGGGAGCGGGTGAACGGGCGGGTCGAAATCGAGTGGGCGACGCCCGCAGAGAGCGATTCCGATAACGAATCGGTAACAGGCTAG
- a CDS encoding 3' terminal RNA ribose 2'-O-methyltransferase Hen1: MFLTIGTTGTPERPATDLGFLLHKHPGKSQAFSTSYGTAHVLYPEADAERCTAALLLEVDAVALVRRGKGKGRGGAPDAALAQYVNDRPYAASSLLAVALSGVFSSAMRGVCAARPELPAQPRPLRVEIPALPARGGPALVHALFEPLGWRVSAEPVALDARFPQWGDSRYVSLTLESEKLTVAETLRQLYVLLPVLDDAKHYWVSADEVDKLLRAGEGWLPDHPEHKLITSRFLSRRWSLTRQAMERLELVRLAEADDSEVEDIDNAVAADAETQERPTPLAEQRREALVTALTRAGAARVLDLGCGQGQLVQALLKNPRFTEIVGVDVSMRALTVAARRLKLDRMGERQASRVQLLQGSLAYTDSRLKGYDAAVLSEVIEHLDLPRLPALEYAVFGSARPRTVLVTTPNVEYNVRWESLPAGHVRHGDHRFEWTRREFRAWAAAVAGRHGYDVAFLPVGPDEPEVGPPTQMAVFERKAAGAENEAARRGNAGNRGGTTAKTAKTATTGTTGTTGKAATTGMNETGGTDETSGTDEMGGTDQMGETGETGETGEKGEKEAEAA; this comes from the coding sequence GTGTTCCTGACCATCGGCACCACCGGCACCCCTGAACGCCCCGCGACCGATCTGGGCTTCCTGCTGCACAAGCATCCCGGCAAGTCCCAGGCGTTCTCCACCTCCTACGGAACGGCCCACGTCCTCTACCCCGAGGCCGACGCCGAGCGCTGCACGGCGGCGCTGCTGCTGGAGGTGGACGCCGTGGCGCTGGTCCGGCGCGGCAAGGGCAAGGGCCGCGGCGGCGCTCCCGACGCGGCTCTCGCCCAGTACGTCAACGACCGCCCCTATGCGGCCTCCTCGCTGCTCGCGGTCGCGTTGAGCGGCGTGTTCTCCAGCGCGATGCGCGGTGTGTGCGCGGCGAGGCCCGAACTGCCGGCGCAACCGCGGCCGTTGCGGGTGGAGATACCGGCCCTGCCCGCGCGCGGCGGGCCCGCCCTGGTGCACGCCCTGTTCGAACCGCTCGGCTGGCGGGTGAGCGCCGAACCGGTGGCCCTCGACGCGCGGTTCCCGCAGTGGGGCGACTCGCGGTACGTGAGCCTGACGCTGGAGTCGGAGAAGCTCACCGTCGCCGAGACCCTGCGTCAGCTGTACGTCCTGCTGCCGGTCCTCGACGACGCCAAGCACTACTGGGTGTCGGCCGACGAGGTCGACAAGCTGCTGCGCGCCGGTGAGGGCTGGCTGCCCGACCACCCCGAGCACAAGCTGATCACCAGCCGGTTCCTGTCCCGCCGCTGGTCGCTGACCCGGCAGGCGATGGAGCGGCTGGAGCTGGTCCGGCTCGCCGAGGCCGACGACAGCGAGGTCGAGGACATCGACAACGCCGTCGCGGCGGACGCCGAGACGCAGGAGAGGCCGACGCCGCTGGCCGAGCAGCGCCGCGAGGCGCTCGTCACGGCGCTGACCCGCGCCGGAGCCGCCCGCGTCCTCGACCTGGGCTGCGGGCAGGGCCAGTTGGTGCAGGCGCTGCTGAAGAACCCGCGGTTCACCGAGATCGTCGGCGTCGACGTGTCGATGCGCGCGCTCACCGTCGCCGCGCGCCGGCTGAAGCTGGACCGCATGGGGGAGCGGCAGGCCTCCCGCGTCCAGCTGCTTCAGGGCTCGCTGGCGTACACGGACAGCCGGCTCAAGGGCTACGACGCGGCCGTGCTCAGCGAGGTGATCGAACACCTCGACCTGCCCCGGCTGCCCGCGCTGGAGTACGCCGTGTTCGGCTCGGCCCGTCCGCGCACGGTCCTGGTGACCACCCCGAACGTCGAGTACAACGTCCGCTGGGAGAGCCTCCCGGCCGGCCACGTCCGGCACGGCGACCACCGCTTCGAGTGGACCCGGCGGGAGTTCCGCGCCTGGGCGGCCGCGGTCGCCGGGCGGCACGGCTACGACGTCGCGTTCCTGCCCGTCGGACCGGACGAACCCGAGGTCGGCCCGCCCACCCAGATGGCCGTCTTCGAGAGGAAGGCGGCCGGCGCGGAGAACGAGGCCGCGCGGCGCGGGAACGCCGGGAACCGCGGCGGGACGACCGCGAAGACCGCGAAGACTGCGACGACCGGGACGACCGGGACGACCGGGAAGGCTGCGACGACCGGGATGAACGAGACGGGCGGGACCGACGAGACGAGCGGGACCGACGAGATGGGCGGGACGGACCAGATGGGCGAGACGGGCGAGACGGGCGAGACGGGCGAGAAGGGCGAGAAGGAGGCGGAGGCGGCATGA
- a CDS encoding DUF4232 domain-containing protein, with amino-acid sequence MRRTAPLLPALTAALLLTACGAERAGTHDGGVGASGSAPRTAVSQPAVHGVRITSVTIPSASASASASASHSVSASPGAGGGMVRAEPLPTGTPAGSAGSGVSADYEVVNSTAGALTYTVLFVFTSDDGGAMSNRKVTVGPVGPGRTVRGTVRPEPLPPGAPPVTGVKVAEVTSVPAAEAPAEADACPPSGIRVTADDGDAAMGLRVVGLFLENCGDRDYTVKGYPGLTLLDDDRQPVDGVTIVHGGGGIATVTGFDDPPRTVTLAPGERATSGLMWRNTTGFGTAVGVPYVRVRARPDAAPVMITPHLDLGTTGKLAVSAWRAAAEPQGTRATASP; translated from the coding sequence ATGCGCAGAACCGCCCCTCTCCTCCCGGCCCTCACCGCCGCCCTGCTGCTCACCGCGTGCGGAGCGGAACGTGCCGGCACCCACGACGGCGGCGTCGGCGCGAGCGGTTCGGCGCCGCGGACCGCTGTCTCCCAGCCCGCGGTGCACGGAGTGCGGATCACCTCGGTGACCATCCCGTCCGCCTCCGCCTCCGCCTCCGCCTCCGCCTCTCACTCCGTCTCCGCGAGCCCCGGTGCCGGGGGCGGCATGGTCCGGGCCGAGCCCCTGCCCACCGGAACCCCGGCCGGCTCGGCCGGCTCGGGCGTCTCGGCGGACTACGAGGTCGTCAACTCCACCGCCGGAGCCCTGACCTACACCGTGCTCTTCGTCTTCACCTCGGACGACGGCGGAGCCATGAGCAACCGCAAGGTGACCGTGGGCCCGGTCGGGCCGGGCCGGACGGTGCGCGGAACGGTGCGACCGGAACCCCTGCCGCCGGGAGCGCCGCCGGTGACCGGGGTGAAGGTCGCCGAGGTGACCAGCGTCCCCGCGGCCGAGGCGCCGGCCGAGGCGGACGCCTGCCCGCCCTCCGGAATCCGTGTCACGGCCGACGACGGCGACGCCGCCATGGGGCTGCGCGTGGTGGGACTGTTCCTGGAGAACTGCGGCGACCGGGACTACACCGTCAAGGGCTACCCGGGGCTGACCCTGCTGGACGACGACCGCCAGCCGGTCGACGGCGTCACGATCGTCCACGGCGGCGGGGGCATCGCCACCGTCACAGGGTTCGACGACCCGCCGCGCACCGTGACCCTGGCACCCGGCGAGCGGGCCACATCCGGCCTGATGTGGCGCAACACCACCGGCTTCGGCACGGCCGTGGGCGTCCCGTACGTCAGGGTGCGCGCCAGGCCGGACGCCGCGCCGGTGATGATCACCCCGCACCTCGACCTCGGCACCACCGGGAAGCTCGCCGTCAGCGCCTGGCGCGCGGCGGCGGAGCCGCAGGGGACCCGCGCCACCGCCTCCCCCTGA